CTCTTTCTCATTAGCCACTTACAGATGGGTCCAACCAACAATAATGGACTTCCCGGACTTGTTGTTTAAGGATTTTAGAAAGGCTGACATCCTCGCTTTCCAGTATGCATAGTTTGTTCCATCCAGAACAGAGGGTGTGTAATAGATCTCCTTCCTTTACTCCATCCATTTGATAAAGGCCGAATCGCAACATCAAGGATAATGGTAACccgctctgatactaattgaaaatAAGAAAGGAGTTGACTACTACGAGATAGCTACGTTACTTACAATGTTACAATATTCCACACAAAAATTACAAGAAATACTCAAGGGCAAATGAACTCAAGAGATTGGTAATCTAGTTCGATGTAAACCACCTACGTCTGGGGGGCAGTGTGCACAAGAAAGAAAGTATTTATTTGTGATGATAACACAATTATAATGGCTCTTGGACAGTTTAATCACTATATCATATACCTAAGCTCCCCCTAGGTTTGAGACTTCCTCTCACGGAAACTTAGGCTTCCCCTAAAACCAAGATTCCCTTTTTGCAAGACTCAAACTCCCTTCAAGTTGTGTGACTCATTCTCACTTGAATTGTATCTTTCCTTCTAGGAGCAAAGTCCCCTTTGCTTGAATAgcttaggctcctcctaagctttgagaatcccttctcagaTGAATCACCATACAGAAAGTAAACAGATCGGAGTGTGTCTCCAAATGatgcaactctctccttttTACATGACCGATACACTTTCAATGTTGCTCTCGTAAAGACAAAACGACCAACTCGAACCAGATAACCCATCGTCCTATAAATATGCATAACGGAAACACATACGAGCAACCTTAACTTTCATAGTAGTTACAGactaaaaaaaggaaagaatctGCAAATAATAATGCAGAAGGAAAAACCCGATAAGGAAAGTATATTTTGCAAAATCTACATTTACGTAGAACATCCCTTTGCTAGAAAACCACAAACGCAGAGGAAACTCAGATAACATCTGTGATACTTAAATAAATATTGCTAACCACATAATATCTAACATATAAGACTAAAATTTGGatatatttcaaaagaaaaatcaaaattacaaaGACTGTCTAAATTAATATGaccaaaataaaacataaacttgAAACAAAACAAGATTCAAACTTACAATCCCTTTaggaagatgaaaagaagaaacaagagtGAGATTAACATATTCATATTGCTACACTGTATTTTTTCACATGAGAAAACAGACACACACACAAGCAGAGAGAGAATATAAAAACATagtagaaagagagagagacgAAAGAGAAGGCGGCGACACCGACTGCAACCTTGCGGTGCTCAGATGAGGGCCAGCTGTTGGACATTGATGGGATAAGAATCGGAGGGCGGACCTCGGAAAGCTCGGCCGGCAAGAATGGCAGAGGCAGCTTCAGTTGGGTGAAAGGCATCCCAAAACACGTACTCCTTTCGGTTAAGGCATGGAAATTGGAGCGGTAAACATGTGATTTGGCCTCTGTTTAGACCTACTCCACAGCACGCTGTGTCCACCACTCTAAACCCtgcattttcatttaattaacaAACCATATTAATTAATCCCAAACAATTTAACATCCTTgggtaaccattttttttttattttaaaaaaatatacttgttttatcacaatttattacttatgatttttatatttgctatataaatatttgaattcttaagcattttctaaaaacaaaagcaaaattttgaaattatattttaaaattttcaaaatttaatttaaaatctagatttaatattctaaaaccaaaaataaaaattatatggttaccaaatgggagTTTAATTTTCACAATTTATTACTTACTCTTTGGTCCTAGTTAGGTTTTGAATCTACTTTTTGTTTAGTCTAGGTTTCTAAATTTTACggctttactttttttttaaaaaaaaattatttccattcgatctttagatttcaaaattttaaatttttatccttgaattttgagtttagttcTCATTTTGTCCctcaatttcaatattttacatttaaatttatattttcaaattttcactaatatccattttttttatttagtttttagcATGaacttttagttaattaatttaaaataattataatggTAGATTTGTTAGTTATTTTCAATAGTTATGGAATAGTaacaaaaactaatttaattattttcaagttttctttacaattaattaatagCTGTTAACACTCAAAACCAATATCTAGGGATGTAACagaaataaaagtaaaaagaaattaaaaaaaaatcaatagttaaATGTAACATTGAAGCTTAAAAATCCATTAGAAACTAGACTCAGAAACCAAAACTATATATGTTTCCGAACTTGAACTAAAATAAATTGGGCCTAGTCCATACTCACCGTAGGTTTCGGGGTTGTTCAATATGTCGCCAAAAATGCCATAGATATTTGTATACACAAAGGTGGAATCAGGATGCTGGCTATTCAGCTGAATTACTAGCGATCTCAGCCCTTCATTAAAAGCTCCAAGCATCTCGTTCACACTATCGACGCACCGCCCTGGAATGGCAACGCCGGTTGCCCTCTGGTTTGGGATGCAACCCAACGGCCCTACACCGGCCACCACAAACTTTCTCAACCCTACGCTTTGCAGTGCCTGTGCATGCATTCACACAATAATATGCATGGCTATATTATTTCATAACTACTAGTTTTGCACAACGCTTGGATATATGAGAAACTTACGAGAAGCTGTCGAGTGTAGCGGTTTAGGAGAAGGTTGGCAAATTGTTTAGAGGTGTATCTGAATCTAGAAGTGTACAGATTTGGCAACAAGTAGTTGTTTATGTAATCGTTGCTTCCAAACGCCAAAAAAGCTATGGATTTTGATAAGTAACGAGTAAGATTCCAACTCCCCATCGATCTCCTCAACTCATTTAGAGTGCTTTCGAAATTCACCACTTGTTCGCTCAGACTGTACCTATCTCCCTGTACTCACACAGTACACCAATAcatcatatgttttttttacatatataaTCAATCTTAATAACTGATATAAATTTATGCTCAAGcttgtaaatactattttttttttcttttgataatATATGAGGTGAAGGAATCGAACCTCTAAACTCAAGATTGATAATATAAGTCATATGTCAGTTGACTTATGcttattttgatttataaatccaattttactagtaaatttaatcatttattaTATTATCGAGATTTTCTAAGCTTtgaaaattataagaaaaagtttattgaaaaatgtatattgtttttgaaaagtttatAAACATCACTTATACCTATTAATTTCTTTTCGCCATCTACATTTTAGGAGTGTTTTCAAAATCTAGagcaagtttttaaaattaaaagaataacttttgttgttaaaatttggtcaattattcaaatatttactttaaaaatgatttttttaaaaagaaaaaaaaactaaaaatgatgagaaaacagatataattttcaaaaaccaaaaccgATAAACGAAATAATGATCGTCTTACAAacttgtttttggtttttgggaTGTGATCACTATGAAAACAAAGTATTTCTGAAAAACATGATAAAGAAATTgtgaaaaaacaagaaaaaaaataaattaaatttaaccaaaattaattttactatacattcaaactttttattcaatttaatattagatgTATTTgggaatcatattttaaaatggttaaaatcacttttgttgtATTCAAGATTACTTAAATAAGTTATTCAAAACCAATTCAAATTTTGAGATGGAGAATTgcttttaaaattgtaaaatcaATGAATGATTAAATGCATGTTctaaagtcaaagtttgacccAAGAAGTTGTGAGTTCCACTTCTTATTTCATCTAAGGAATTAATAGATCATActactaaaaaaatatcaattttatattttattaactacTTACACTGTGAGCttcaaaagttcacaactcttTAAACTTTATAGTTCCTTATTCTTCACCTATTTGTTTCCTAATCCTAAATATCATTTGTCCTAATTGATATCGACTATATATTTTGGGATTAGATGTTCAAATTTCGGTAGAAGTAATATATGCATAACAAAAATAATgtaatcattttaaaatcacactAAGCTTTAAGAATATAACGAAAACAACAGCCCACAAATAAAACATACGTAGTGTCTGCCAGTCTCGTCGAGTATGCCGGCAGCCGCCGAAGCATAGTTGACGCCGTTATATATTCTGTCCCCGGAAGTGTCCGGATTTGCAAATTCTGGAGCGTTGGGAATTCCAAGCATGTCCACTGCATGTTAATCACACAAACTCTTAAAATTAGTATCACGAATTATGaatgactaaaaaaaaaaaggttaagtaTATGTACCAAACATATCTATAACTGTTCGTCCATTAGAGAATCTCCCAGTAGGACCACCATCATAATCAATCCCATAAGGATAATAATTTGCTCTTGCAGCTGAGTGAAGAAAATTATTGTTGCCAACATCCACAAGAGAATCCCCAAACACGAAAACCGCCGAAACCCTGTAATTTTCCGCTACAACCATCTCCTTCGAACATTTGAGGAATATGAGTACGACGATGAGAACGGTGGCCATGGCAAACCGACATTGTTCAGTGATCATGGTGATCAAAGAGGAGATGAGATGATCAGAACAGGTAATATTGAAATGGAGGTTTGATAGAGAGATTGTGTGGGGAATGTGGGCTATATATATGTAGGGCTATAAAAAGAGAGAACTTGTAAAGGAGATTTGTTGGGATTATTGTGGAGGAATTTGTGGCTTTATAGGAGTGATAAGGGTAAATGTTATAACGGAAAAGTTTGTCAGTTATTTTGATGGCGTAGCTCAACTTTTTGGCTCATGCTTCTTGCTTGATCACTCATGAATGAAGGAAACTTTCATTTATATCCTTTTGGAGACAGGTGTACTTCATGCATAAATCTCGTAACtgcttcttttttgttttttttttaatatatactacAACTATAATCATATTTACTcatgagcataactcaactgGTATAAATTTCTTTTATGGATTTCGATATTAGAATTATCCAACctattttcttaaagaaaaagaaaaacaaataccTAAAAGTCATCTAGATCGAAGAATTATTGGACTAGGCTGTGAAAGTGTAACtgataataattttataatcGTTGGATGGCATGGGAGAAATCTTTTGAATTTGTATCCTATTTAATTCTTTAACCAACGTCTCTAATAATGGTTATTTACTGAGGACTGAGGTTGTATAATTTTTTCTACATAATGTTGTATTGAGTTATTATGTAATTTGATCATTTTAATAGGTAtctaattatattttcaaaattacctTATCtttgacactttttttttttattaggagCGAAGGGGATGGAAGAGctacttaaaaataaaaataaaaaataaaaaatcttatCAGGAAATAAatatcttccttttcttcttaattttttgtatttttaaatatttggtaAAACGTTACCCATTCAACACACTACGAGATCTAATgataatttaaaagattaaagtttcAACTTGAAAATAGTTTAGGAGTTTTTATATATCGTCAATTCAACGTCAAGATGTTTGAACTTGGAATAAAATTTAGGTGATTCATCACATAGAACACGAATATTCTACTGATGAAAATTATTGAAACGCCAAACAAAGTGCCAATAGCTAATTGAGCAAGTAATACACATAAATTGGTAATCTAGTTCGGTGATATACCACCTATGTCTGAGAGGTAGTGTGCCCGAGAAAGATAAATTCACtaatataaaaagtcaaacgtttacaatattgtatttatttataaagtaATAACAATTTTATAGTATCACACATAAAGCCTAACTTATTGTTGATCACCTATGCTCCCTCTAGATGTGATCAGACACCTCTCAAtaaaacttaggctcccctttaATATGTGAAAATTAGTGAAGAAACACTTAGGCCCCCCCTAAGTGTGAAGACACCCTCTTACCAAGACTTTATCTTTCAACTTTC
This is a stretch of genomic DNA from Benincasa hispida cultivar B227 unplaced genomic scaffold, ASM972705v1 Contig316, whole genome shotgun sequence. It encodes these proteins:
- the LOC120069333 gene encoding GDSL esterase/lipase At1g71250; this encodes MITEQCRFAMATVLIVVLIFLKCSKEMVVAENYRVSAVFVFGDSLVDVGNNNFLHSAARANYYPYGIDYDGGPTGRFSNGRTVIDMFVDMLGIPNAPEFANPDTSGDRIYNGVNYASAAAGILDETGRHYGDRYSLSEQVVNFESTLNELRRSMGSWNLTRYLSKSIAFLAFGSNDYINNYLLPNLYTSRFRYTSKQFANLLLNRYTRQLLALQSVGLRKFVVAGVGPLGCIPNQRATGVAIPGRCVDSVNEMLGAFNEGLRSLVIQLNSQHPDSTFVYTNIYGIFGDILNNPETYGFRVVDTACCGVGLNRGQITCLPLQFPCLNRKEYVFWDAFHPTEAASAILAGRAFRGPPSDSYPINVQQLALI